A region from the Gemmatimonadota bacterium genome encodes:
- a CDS encoding rod shape-determining protein yields the protein MARWFTPGRLFPGNDIAVDLGTANTLVYVKGEGIVLNEPSVVAVEKGSGRIKGIGLEAKRMLGRTPEGIEAVRPLKDGVIADVDVTEMMLRHFLTQVTHRRMLRLKPKVVVGVPSGITELERRAVRSSALTAGAKAVYMIDEPMAAAIGVGLPIETPTGNMVIDIGGGTTEIAVIALSGIVSNTSIRVGGDELDSAIVTFLRKNYNLLIGEPTAEAIKIQIGSAFDFGEEREMEVKGRDLVSGIPKTVTVHSQEIRECIQEPIQTIVEAVKRALEITPPELSSDIVDRGIVMTGGGALIRGLDRLLQHETHLPIHVDEEPLTCVVRGAGRVLDDFEKYRNVLTA from the coding sequence TTGGCTCGCTGGTTCACTCCCGGACGCCTCTTTCCGGGAAACGACATCGCCGTCGATCTGGGGACAGCCAACACGCTCGTCTACGTCAAGGGCGAGGGCATCGTGCTGAACGAGCCCTCGGTCGTTGCCGTCGAGAAGGGCTCGGGCCGGATCAAGGGCATCGGGCTCGAGGCCAAGCGTATGCTGGGCCGCACCCCGGAGGGGATCGAGGCCGTCCGTCCGTTGAAGGATGGCGTCATCGCGGACGTGGACGTGACCGAGATGATGCTCCGGCACTTCCTTACCCAGGTGACGCACCGGCGCATGCTCCGCCTCAAGCCCAAGGTGGTCGTGGGCGTGCCCTCGGGCATTACCGAGCTGGAGCGGCGCGCCGTGCGGTCCTCCGCGCTTACCGCGGGAGCCAAGGCCGTCTACATGATCGATGAGCCGATGGCCGCGGCCATCGGCGTGGGGCTGCCCATCGAGACGCCGACCGGCAACATGGTCATCGACATCGGGGGCGGGACCACGGAGATCGCCGTGATCGCGCTCTCCGGCATCGTCTCCAACACCTCGATCCGAGTCGGCGGCGATGAGCTCGATTCGGCCATCGTCACCTTCCTGCGCAAGAACTACAACCTCCTGATCGGCGAGCCCACCGCGGAAGCGATCAAGATCCAGATCGGATCGGCGTTCGACTTCGGGGAGGAGCGCGAGATGGAGGTCAAGGGACGTGACCTGGTCAGTGGGATCCCGAAGACCGTTACCGTACACTCCCAGGAGATCCGGGAGTGCATCCAGGAGCCCATCCAGACGATCGTCGAAGCAGTCAAGCGCGCGCTCGAGATCACGCCCCCCGAGTTGTCTTCGGACATCGTGGACCGCGGCATCGTGATGACGGGTGGCGGCGCGCTGATCCGCGGGCTCGATCGCCTGCTCCAGCATGAGACGCACCTGCCGATCCATGTGGACGAAGAGCCGCTCACCTGCGTGGTGCGCGGGGCAGGGCGAGTCCTCGACGATTTCGAGAAGTACCGGAACGTCCTGACGGCCTGA
- the mreC gene encoding rod shape-determining protein MreC — translation MPPYAEPQEQQGRREILQALGIVFFAYILSVLPPGAQGWIGAGLRVSVLAPFIWVQESLAEARVQATAASLLQSRLDSLTAEVTANRAVVEENRRLRALLGLAARPAVDVVPASVVRTGTAGSAGTFMLDVGLADGVRPNAPVIVAEGLVGIVREVADHASIAMDWTNPDFRVSAMTQNGQEYGIVEPQRGVFGELDRMLWSGAPYFGELTEGTAVVTSGRGGLYPRGIPVGTIDGQAQVDEGWRRSYWVRPVVDAGSVTHVLVVLWGGGATGGPNPPDWWRTVGPDAGADPGDLPPPTLAVPDTGGAGR, via the coding sequence ATGCCGCCCTACGCAGAGCCGCAGGAGCAGCAGGGTCGCAGGGAGATCCTGCAGGCGTTGGGCATCGTCTTCTTCGCCTACATCCTCAGCGTGTTGCCTCCCGGTGCCCAGGGCTGGATCGGCGCCGGGCTGCGCGTTTCGGTGCTCGCTCCCTTCATCTGGGTCCAGGAGTCCCTGGCCGAGGCGCGCGTCCAGGCCACGGCGGCCAGCCTGCTCCAGAGCCGCCTGGATTCGCTCACAGCGGAAGTCACGGCCAACCGCGCCGTGGTGGAGGAGAATCGCCGCCTGCGGGCACTCCTGGGCCTCGCAGCCCGACCGGCGGTGGACGTGGTGCCGGCCAGCGTCGTGCGCACGGGGACCGCAGGGTCGGCGGGGACCTTCATGCTCGATGTGGGGCTCGCCGACGGGGTGCGGCCCAACGCACCGGTGATCGTTGCGGAGGGCCTGGTGGGCATTGTTCGCGAGGTCGCCGACCACGCCTCGATTGCCATGGACTGGACGAACCCCGACTTCCGCGTCAGTGCCATGACGCAGAATGGGCAGGAGTACGGCATCGTCGAGCCGCAGAGGGGTGTGTTCGGCGAGCTGGACCGCATGCTCTGGAGCGGCGCCCCCTACTTCGGCGAGTTGACGGAGGGGACGGCGGTGGTGACCAGCGGTCGCGGGGGGCTCTACCCCAGGGGTATTCCGGTGGGCACCATCGATGGCCAGGCCCAGGTGGACGAGGGATGGCGTCGTAGCTACTGGGTGCGCCCCGTCGTGGACGCGGGCAGCGTCACGCACGTCTTGGTGGTCCTCTGGGGCGGCGGCGCGACGGGCGGGCCCAATCCGCCCGACTGGTGGCGAACGGTGGGACCGGACGCGGGTGCCGATCCGGGGGACCTGCCGCCGCCTACGCTGGCGGTTCCCGACACCGGAGGTGCGGGCCGATGA
- the rodA gene encoding rod shape-determining protein RodA encodes MSGAFRRWAGDPAMVIGLFAISAFGIAMIYSAGVLNIPSPVVQGAWIRQAVWFGLALVVFTAVRRIPARWLEWFAVPGYVMGILLLMATLVIGTGAGTAAGTKSFIQLGPLRFQPAEVAKITTILALARLLGSREEAPRYLRELVPAAFLAALPLGLVVLQPDLGTAMAFVGILFAALFWAGTPWWMLLLLASPGPALILTFDTRFWSVYMVAVVVFLYVLRYRVYLVESVAVVLGNLAAGTVATPLWNSLAEYQKDRLLVFLDPSADPLGAGYHLIQSKVAIGSGGFGGKGFTLGTQKRLDFLPEQHTDFIFSVIGEEFGFIGTSLLLLAFAFVLLRLVRLAEDEAPNAFAGIVCLGIFGSWLVHIFVNVGMTIGVVPVTGIPLPFVSYGGSFLLMSWLAAGVALRSLEED; translated from the coding sequence ATGAGCGGAGCGTTCCGCCGTTGGGCGGGCGATCCCGCCATGGTGATCGGACTGTTCGCGATCTCGGCGTTCGGGATCGCGATGATCTACTCGGCGGGCGTGCTCAACATTCCCAGCCCCGTGGTGCAGGGGGCCTGGATCCGTCAGGCGGTCTGGTTCGGGTTGGCCCTTGTCGTGTTCACCGCCGTGCGCCGCATCCCGGCCCGCTGGTTGGAGTGGTTCGCCGTCCCCGGCTACGTGATGGGCATCCTTCTGCTGATGGCCACCCTGGTGATCGGGACGGGCGCCGGCACCGCAGCCGGCACCAAGAGCTTCATCCAGCTGGGGCCTCTGCGCTTCCAGCCGGCCGAGGTGGCCAAGATCACCACCATCCTGGCACTGGCCCGGCTACTGGGCTCCCGTGAGGAGGCGCCCCGCTACCTGCGGGAGCTGGTCCCGGCGGCCTTCCTCGCGGCTCTGCCGCTGGGCTTGGTGGTGCTGCAGCCGGACCTGGGCACGGCCATGGCCTTCGTCGGGATCCTGTTCGCCGCGCTGTTCTGGGCCGGGACCCCCTGGTGGATGCTCCTGCTCCTCGCCAGCCCGGGACCGGCGCTGATCCTGACGTTCGACACCCGATTCTGGTCCGTGTACATGGTGGCGGTGGTGGTCTTCCTGTATGTCCTGCGCTACCGGGTCTACCTGGTGGAGTCGGTGGCGGTGGTGCTCGGGAACCTGGCGGCGGGCACCGTTGCCACACCCCTGTGGAATTCCCTGGCCGAGTATCAGAAGGACCGGCTGCTCGTCTTCCTCGACCCCAGCGCCGATCCACTGGGGGCGGGCTACCACCTGATCCAGTCCAAGGTGGCCATCGGGTCCGGGGGCTTTGGTGGGAAGGGCTTCACCCTTGGCACCCAGAAGCGCCTCGACTTCCTGCCCGAGCAGCACACCGACTTCATTTTCAGTGTGATCGGCGAGGAGTTCGGGTTCATCGGCACCTCGCTGCTCCTGTTGGCCTTCGCCTTCGTGCTCCTGCGCCTGGTGCGCCTGGCCGAGGACGAGGCCCCCAACGCGTTTGCCGGGATCGTCTGCCTCGGTATCTTCGGCTCCTGGCTCGTCCATATCTTCGTGAACGTCGGGATGACGATCGGGGTGGTTCCCGTGACCGGTATCCCGCTCCCGTTCGTCAGCTATGGCGGCTCGTTTCTGCTGATGTCCTGGCTGGCGGCAGGGGTGGCCCTGCGGAGCCTGGAGGAGGACTAG
- the ald gene encoding alanine dehydrogenase, translating to MRIGVPKEIKTNENRVALVPAGAETLAEHGHDVVVEKGAGLGSGFTDQQYVEAGARIASAADEVWAHAEMILKVKEPIEPEWPRIRSDHVLFTYFHFAASEPLTKALLASGSVSIAYETVQLPSGELPLLTPMSEVAGRMAIQEGAKYLEKFFGGSGILLGGVPGVLPAEVVVLGGGVVGTHAAKMAAGLGAHVTILDVSLERMRHLSDVMPANVDLLYSNRYNIRECLRRADLVVGAVLLPGKKAPSLVTRADLSDMREGSVIVDVAVDQGGCVETIKPTTHEDPIYTVDGVIHYGVANMPGAVPRTSTLALTNATFPYALRLANLGWKAACRADRALALGVNTVAGSLTYPGVAEAFDMPCRGVEDFLQEPLQV from the coding sequence ATGCGCATCGGAGTCCCCAAAGAGATCAAGACCAACGAGAATCGCGTGGCACTCGTTCCCGCCGGCGCCGAGACGCTGGCCGAGCACGGCCACGATGTGGTGGTGGAGAAGGGAGCAGGTCTGGGAAGCGGCTTCACGGACCAGCAGTACGTGGAGGCCGGTGCCCGCATCGCCTCCGCTGCCGACGAGGTCTGGGCCCACGCCGAGATGATCCTCAAGGTGAAGGAGCCGATCGAGCCGGAGTGGCCTCGCATCCGCTCGGATCACGTCCTCTTCACGTATTTCCATTTCGCGGCCTCGGAGCCTCTGACCAAGGCACTGCTCGCGTCCGGCTCCGTGTCGATCGCCTACGAGACGGTCCAGCTCCCCTCCGGTGAGCTGCCGCTGCTGACTCCGATGAGCGAGGTTGCCGGCCGCATGGCCATCCAGGAGGGCGCCAAGTACCTGGAGAAGTTCTTCGGCGGCAGCGGCATCCTCCTGGGCGGGGTTCCGGGCGTGCTCCCCGCCGAGGTCGTGGTCCTCGGCGGCGGTGTGGTGGGGACCCATGCGGCAAAGATGGCCGCGGGTCTGGGAGCCCATGTCACCATCCTCGACGTGTCCCTGGAGCGGATGCGTCACCTGTCGGATGTGATGCCCGCCAATGTGGATCTGCTGTACTCCAATCGCTACAACATCCGCGAGTGCCTGCGGCGGGCCGATCTCGTCGTCGGTGCCGTGCTCCTGCCCGGTAAGAAGGCGCCGAGCCTCGTCACCCGGGCCGACCTCTCAGACATGCGGGAGGGCTCGGTGATCGTGGACGTAGCGGTGGATCAGGGTGGTTGCGTCGAGACGATCAAGCCGACCACCCACGAAGACCCCATCTACACGGTCGACGGAGTCATCCACTACGGCGTGGCCAACATGCCGGGTGCCGTTCCGCGTACCAGCACGCTGGCGCTGACCAACGCCACGTTCCCCTACGCGCTGCGCCTGGCGAACCTCGGGTGGAAGGCGGCCTGCCGCGCGGACCGGGCTCTGGCGCTCGGGGTCAACACGGTAGCCGGCTCGCTGACCTATCCGGGCGTGGCGGAAGCCTTCGACATGCCCTGTCGGGGCGTGGAGGACTTCCTTCAGGAGCCACTGCAGGTCTGA
- the mrdA gene encoding penicillin-binding protein 2 yields the protein MNHDHPHERRRRAQIASVVVTALLGVLGLVSFRLQVLGSDQWILQSESNRLRPLPLPPPRGTIFDRNGRVVAESVPGYEVTLLPGPADSMHAVLERIRPYLGLQDRDIESLMRTVRRYPRQPLLVERDADFAAVAALEERRSMFPSVFIDMRPKRRYVAGEATAHVVGYVGEISPGELERPEFEGYEPRWIIGKEGLERTYEQALQGTYGVRYVEVDARGAIVGSFRGYQEEPAVPGQDLELNLDLDLMEWIHHIFPDSMAGAVVALDVEEGGVLALYSAPTFDANLLVGSIDRATWATLNTNPYHPLLNRATQGHYAPASTFKLATAAVGLELGVVTPDEFMPEPCRGAFRYGRIFHCHDRSGHGYLDLAGAIANSCDIYFYQLGLRIGLQPFLDDVGKLGFRSQCGIDLPTERAGELPDGPSWWERNYGYRPNPSEVISLSIGQGPNGQTPLKMAQFYLALARRGQAPTPRLARDEQPPEGLTLDIAPENIEALWDGLLSVMEPGGTGHLSSLEHWDLWGKSGTGQNETGRDHAWFAGFGGPIGGDPEVVVVALVEQGESGSRMAAPVMAKTVDYYLRKKHGLPLDTVQTLREYYQRGRPAPWANRTRPRPRPVADG from the coding sequence ATGAATCACGATCATCCCCACGAGCGGCGACGCCGTGCTCAGATCGCCAGCGTGGTCGTCACGGCTCTGCTGGGGGTTCTGGGGTTGGTGTCGTTCCGCCTCCAGGTGTTGGGGTCCGATCAGTGGATCCTGCAGTCGGAGTCCAACCGCTTGCGTCCCCTGCCGCTGCCGCCGCCGCGCGGGACGATCTTCGATCGCAACGGTCGCGTCGTGGCGGAGAGCGTCCCCGGCTATGAGGTGACGTTGCTGCCCGGGCCCGCCGACAGCATGCACGCGGTGCTGGAACGCATCCGACCCTACCTGGGGCTGCAGGACCGTGACATCGAGTCGTTGATGCGCACCGTTCGACGCTATCCACGTCAGCCCTTGCTGGTGGAACGCGACGCGGACTTCGCGGCGGTCGCCGCCCTGGAGGAGCGCCGTTCCATGTTCCCCAGCGTATTCATCGACATGCGACCCAAGCGTCGCTACGTGGCGGGCGAAGCGACCGCGCACGTCGTCGGGTATGTAGGAGAGATCAGCCCAGGCGAGCTGGAGCGGCCCGAGTTCGAGGGCTACGAGCCGCGTTGGATCATCGGGAAGGAAGGTCTGGAGCGGACCTACGAGCAGGCGCTGCAAGGCACCTACGGCGTGCGCTACGTAGAGGTGGATGCGCGCGGTGCCATCGTGGGCTCGTTCCGCGGCTACCAGGAGGAGCCGGCCGTGCCGGGGCAGGATCTGGAGTTGAACCTGGACCTCGACCTGATGGAGTGGATCCACCACATCTTCCCCGACTCGATGGCGGGAGCCGTGGTGGCGCTCGACGTCGAGGAAGGCGGAGTGCTGGCGTTGTACTCTGCGCCCACCTTCGACGCCAACCTACTGGTGGGGTCGATCGACCGCGCGACCTGGGCGACGTTGAACACCAACCCCTACCATCCCCTCCTCAACCGCGCGACCCAGGGACACTACGCGCCTGCGTCGACGTTCAAGCTGGCCACCGCTGCTGTGGGGCTCGAACTGGGTGTGGTGACGCCAGACGAGTTCATGCCCGAACCCTGTCGGGGTGCGTTTCGCTACGGCCGCATCTTCCACTGTCACGATCGGAGCGGCCACGGCTATCTGGATCTGGCGGGAGCCATCGCCAACTCCTGCGACATCTACTTCTATCAGCTGGGTCTCAGAATCGGCTTGCAGCCCTTCCTCGACGACGTCGGAAAGCTCGGGTTTCGATCGCAGTGCGGGATCGACCTCCCCACGGAGCGAGCTGGCGAGTTGCCCGACGGACCGAGCTGGTGGGAGCGCAACTACGGCTACCGACCCAACCCGAGTGAGGTGATCTCGTTGTCCATCGGGCAGGGGCCCAATGGTCAAACGCCGCTGAAGATGGCGCAGTTCTATCTGGCGCTGGCTCGCCGCGGTCAGGCTCCGACGCCGCGACTGGCCCGCGACGAGCAGCCACCGGAAGGGCTTACGCTCGACATCGCTCCGGAGAACATCGAAGCGCTCTGGGACGGGTTGTTGAGTGTGATGGAGCCCGGCGGTACCGGGCACCTGTCGTCGCTCGAGCACTGGGATCTGTGGGGAAAGAGCGGGACCGGCCAGAACGAAACGGGCCGGGACCACGCCTGGTTCGCCGGCTTCGGTGGTCCGATCGGCGGGGATCCCGAAGTCGTCGTGGTGGCGCTCGTGGAGCAGGGCGAGAGCGGCTCCCGCATGGCCGCTCCGGTCATGGCCAAGACGGTCGACTACTACCTGCGCAAGAAGCACGGCCTGCCTCTCGACACGGTGCAGACGCTGCGCGAGTACTACCAGCGCGGGCGACCGGCGCCGTGGGCCAACCGTACGCGCCCACGGCCGCGCCCGGTCGCGGACGGATGA
- the hisS gene encoding histidine--tRNA ligase produces the protein MTEAASIGRLPGFRDFPPEAMAARTRIFEAWRRASRRYGFEEYDGPPLEALDLYVRKSGAEIVEQLYTFTDKGGREVALRPEMTPSLARILAERSRALPKPIRWFATPQLFRYERQQRGRLREHFQWNADVVGESAIGADAEVLSLAIDGIRELGLGPDDFVARVSDRRLLTALLTALGIGSERVPAVMSVVDRLEREGPGRAAARLQAEAALDDDTVQRTLAVFEAPGLDGVAEAFGSRDEVGARLEELDRYRSDLVARGLGDFLSFDLRIVRGLAYYTGVVFELFDRKGELRAICGGGRYDRLLELVGGESLPAVGFGMGDVVLGELLKDRGLDQGAGRTVDLFLVATHASERALLLQIAAVQRSRGRKVLYSLGDDSVKRQFKAAGACGAVDVIVLGPEETGRGTARIKHMSSGEEREVPLAELR, from the coding sequence ATGACGGAGGCTGCCAGCATCGGACGCCTGCCGGGGTTCCGGGATTTTCCCCCGGAGGCGATGGCGGCACGGACGCGCATTTTCGAGGCCTGGCGTCGCGCTTCTCGACGGTATGGCTTCGAGGAGTACGATGGCCCCCCTCTGGAGGCGCTCGACCTCTACGTGCGCAAGAGCGGCGCGGAGATCGTCGAGCAACTCTACACGTTCACCGACAAGGGTGGACGCGAGGTGGCGCTCAGACCGGAGATGACGCCTTCCTTGGCGCGTATCCTTGCGGAGCGCAGCCGAGCGCTGCCCAAACCCATCCGCTGGTTCGCCACGCCGCAACTGTTCCGATATGAGCGGCAGCAACGGGGGCGCCTGCGCGAGCACTTCCAGTGGAATGCCGATGTGGTGGGGGAGTCCGCGATCGGCGCTGACGCCGAAGTGCTCTCGCTGGCCATCGACGGCATCCGCGAGCTGGGGCTGGGACCGGATGATTTCGTGGCGCGGGTTTCGGACCGCCGCCTGTTGACCGCCCTCCTGACGGCCCTGGGCATCGGTTCCGAGCGGGTGCCCGCGGTCATGTCGGTGGTTGATCGACTGGAGCGTGAGGGGCCCGGACGCGCGGCGGCCCGCCTTCAGGCCGAGGCAGCTCTGGACGACGACACCGTGCAGCGAACCCTGGCCGTGTTCGAGGCACCGGGCCTGGACGGGGTGGCGGAGGCCTTCGGGAGCCGGGACGAGGTCGGGGCGCGCCTCGAGGAGCTGGATCGGTACCGCTCCGACCTCGTCGCGCGTGGACTCGGCGATTTCCTTTCGTTCGACCTGCGCATCGTCCGAGGCCTGGCCTACTACACAGGTGTCGTGTTCGAGCTGTTCGATCGCAAAGGCGAGTTGCGGGCCATCTGTGGCGGCGGCCGCTACGATCGCTTGCTGGAGCTGGTGGGCGGAGAGTCGCTCCCCGCCGTCGGGTTCGGCATGGGCGACGTCGTCCTGGGTGAGCTGCTCAAGGACCGGGGCCTGGACCAGGGTGCCGGCCGCACGGTCGACCTGTTCCTGGTCGCGACGCACGCCAGCGAACGCGCTCTGCTGCTCCAGATCGCCGCCGTCCAGCGCAGTCGCGGAAGGAAAGTCCTCTATTCGCTGGGTGACGACTCCGTGAAGCGACAGTTCAAGGCTGCGGGAGCGTGCGGCGCGGTCGACGTGATCGTGCTCGGCCCCGAGGAAACCGGACGGGGCACGGCTCGCATCAAGCACATGAGTTCCGGTGAGGAGCGCGAGGTGCCGCTGGCCGAACTCCGATGA
- a CDS encoding Mur ligase family protein, translating into MSGRGPVDPATRTLLHELFPGRLAPAERWGLGKTRALLSAVGGPQRSFATVHVGGTNGKGSTSAMVASALSAAGHRVGLYTSPHLVRFNERIQVDGRPVADDVLARVADGFASVVDEVDPAFFELSTALAFKTFQELGVEIAVVEVGLGGRLDATNVLDPLAVGVTNVGLDHREYLGDTLESVAREKAGIAKRDTVFLTTASVPAVRSVLSARAEALGARVRILEPGELTVRSGEPLQLRAVLEESRWGSVELDLPLAGAHQALNLLLALRLLEALPDRWCPARHALVRGIHQTRWPGRLDLRRHDGSAWIFDIAHNPEGIEALARSLPDLGLELPLRAVVGILGDKDWRSMLEGLAPLAQRLFLTQPPSAGGRRWNLEEVAGWVATRPWADRVEVAPEFTELLSSPHLRGGTALVTGSAHTVGDAFAVLGFEPFSEWPAAPSDSDAASAVG; encoded by the coding sequence ATGAGCGGCCGCGGCCCCGTCGACCCCGCGACCCGCACGCTTCTCCACGAGCTCTTCCCGGGGCGCCTGGCGCCCGCGGAGCGGTGGGGACTGGGGAAGACGCGCGCACTCCTGTCCGCCGTGGGAGGTCCCCAGCGATCCTTCGCCACGGTCCACGTGGGCGGCACGAACGGGAAGGGCTCGACGTCGGCCATGGTGGCCAGCGCGCTCTCCGCTGCGGGTCACCGGGTGGGCCTCTACACGTCGCCGCACCTGGTTCGCTTCAACGAGCGCATCCAGGTGGATGGGCGCCCGGTGGCAGACGACGTGCTGGCCCGGGTCGCCGACGGCTTCGCGTCGGTGGTGGACGAGGTCGATCCCGCCTTTTTCGAGCTCAGCACGGCGCTGGCCTTCAAGACATTCCAGGAGCTCGGCGTCGAGATCGCGGTCGTCGAGGTCGGGCTGGGGGGGCGCCTGGACGCGACCAACGTGCTGGATCCCCTCGCGGTGGGAGTGACCAACGTCGGTCTGGATCATCGCGAGTACCTCGGCGACACCCTCGAGAGCGTGGCTCGGGAGAAGGCGGGGATCGCCAAGCGTGACACCGTGTTCCTGACCACTGCCTCGGTGCCGGCTGTACGGTCCGTTCTGTCGGCGCGTGCCGAGGCGCTGGGAGCGCGGGTCCGCATCCTCGAGCCGGGCGAGCTCACCGTGCGGTCCGGGGAGCCATTGCAGCTCCGAGCCGTGCTGGAAGAAAGCCGCTGGGGCTCCGTCGAGTTGGATCTTCCGCTGGCCGGTGCGCACCAGGCTCTCAACCTGCTGCTCGCGCTGCGGCTGCTGGAGGCGTTGCCCGACCGTTGGTGTCCGGCCCGCCACGCGCTCGTTCGCGGCATCCACCAGACGCGCTGGCCCGGACGCCTCGATCTCCGCCGCCACGATGGGTCTGCCTGGATCTTCGACATCGCCCACAACCCCGAGGGCATCGAGGCGCTGGCGCGCTCGCTGCCGGACCTGGGCCTGGAGCTTCCCCTGCGCGCCGTGGTCGGGATCCTCGGCGACAAAGACTGGCGGTCCATGCTGGAAGGGCTCGCACCGCTGGCGCAGCGGCTGTTCCTGACCCAACCCCCCTCGGCGGGTGGACGGCGCTGGAACCTCGAGGAGGTGGCCGGCTGGGTTGCCACGCGTCCCTGGGCGGACAGGGTGGAGGTCGCTCCGGAGTTCACGGAGTTGCTGTCCTCTCCCCACCTCCGCGGCGGTACCGCGCTGGTCACGGGATCGGCCCACACCGTTGGGGACGCCTTTGCCGTGTTGGGGTTCGAGCCCTTTTCCGAGTGGCCTGCCGCACCTTCCGACTCCGACGCCGCGAGTGCCGTCGGGTAG
- the dut gene encoding dUTP diphosphatase, translating into MDVRFRRLAGNADLPLPERASAHAAGYDVRSAEPGFVLQPGEIRAVGTGLAMELPEGVECQVRPRSGLALRHGITMPNAPGTIDPDYRGELKVPLQNLGREPYRIERGERIGQLVFARFETPRLIEVDTLRATVRGEGGFGSTGTA; encoded by the coding sequence GTGGACGTTCGATTCCGTAGGCTGGCCGGGAACGCGGACCTGCCGTTGCCCGAGCGAGCCAGCGCCCACGCCGCCGGGTACGATGTGCGCTCGGCGGAACCGGGGTTCGTCCTGCAACCGGGCGAGATTCGGGCAGTGGGGACGGGCCTGGCGATGGAGCTCCCGGAGGGAGTCGAGTGCCAGGTCCGTCCCCGCTCCGGCCTCGCGCTGCGCCATGGGATCACCATGCCCAACGCGCCCGGCACCATCGACCCGGACTATCGCGGAGAGCTCAAGGTCCCGCTGCAGAACCTGGGACGGGAGCCGTACCGCATCGAGCGCGGGGAGCGCATCGGGCAGCTGGTGTTCGCCCGATTCGAGACACCGCGTTTGATCGAGGTCGACACGCTTCGAGCCACGGTTCGGGGCGAGGGTGGTTTCGGCAGTACCGGCACCGCCTGA
- the accD gene encoding acetyl-CoA carboxylase, carboxyltransferase subunit beta: MAAWFRRPKGPLKKQEKRDVPRDVFDKCPGCGEILYSENLAKNLGVCPTCGHHTRVTAERYLDLILDSGSFQEWDADLRSDDPLHFTDLKPYGERLVAAERKVGRSDAVITGAGRLDGRDVIVAVMDFRFIGGSMGSVVGEKIARAGRGALERRQPLLVLSASGGARMQEGIFSLMQMAKTSAVLARLHDAGIPFISILTDPTTGGVTASFAMLGDIILAEPGALIGFAGPRVIEETIRQELPEGFQRSEFLLTHGMVDRVVDRRELKASLGRLLAHLLGPVARVRSGPHSLGASVPG, translated from the coding sequence TTGGCGGCTTGGTTCCGGAGACCCAAGGGTCCCCTGAAGAAGCAAGAGAAGCGCGACGTACCCCGGGACGTCTTCGACAAGTGCCCGGGGTGCGGCGAGATCCTGTATTCGGAGAACCTCGCCAAGAACCTCGGGGTCTGCCCGACCTGCGGGCACCACACTCGGGTCACGGCGGAGCGCTACCTGGACCTGATCCTGGATTCCGGTTCGTTCCAGGAGTGGGACGCGGACCTGAGAAGCGACGATCCACTCCACTTCACCGATCTCAAGCCCTACGGCGAGCGGTTGGTGGCGGCTGAGCGAAAGGTGGGGCGCTCCGACGCGGTGATCACCGGGGCAGGTCGCTTGGATGGCCGGGACGTGATCGTGGCCGTCATGGACTTCCGCTTCATCGGTGGGTCCATGGGGTCGGTGGTGGGTGAGAAGATCGCGAGGGCGGGGCGAGGTGCCCTGGAGCGTCGGCAGCCACTCCTGGTCTTGAGCGCCTCCGGAGGGGCGCGCATGCAGGAAGGGATCTTCTCGCTGATGCAGATGGCCAAGACCTCCGCGGTGCTGGCCCGTCTGCACGACGCGGGAATCCCCTTCATCTCCATCCTGACCGATCCCACCACCGGGGGCGTCACGGCCTCCTTCGCCATGCTGGGCGACATCATCCTGGCGGAGCCGGGCGCCTTGATCGGCTTCGCCGGTCCCCGGGTCATCGAGGAGACCATCCGGCAGGAGCTGCCCGAGGGATTCCAGCGCTCGGAGTTCCTGCTGACCCACGGCATGGTGGACCGGGTCGTCGACCGGCGAGAGCTCAAGGCGTCGCTCGGGCGCCTCCTCGCTCATCTGCTCGGCCCGGTGGCCAGGGTCCGGTCCGGTCCGCACTCCCTGGGCGCCTCGGTCCCGGGATAG